In the Helianthus annuus cultivar XRQ/B chromosome 11, HanXRQr2.0-SUNRISE, whole genome shotgun sequence genome, one interval contains:
- the LOC110882718 gene encoding uncharacterized protein LOC110882718, translating into MWDKYLMMAGKTSRDALANFSECVIELYGERYLRKPTWKDLQRVYDVHEEQHGLPDMISAIDYMHWLGPIVQRLGMRSILTTGELISKKVQKSAIKDIERVFGVLQQRWRFVRNPCRLWRKDKVRIAMYCFLILHNMILEDEGKVICQDYDPQLVDAGQVGVPMEQRLDNSAFMRSSQAHQALIADLQHAWMRRWDGEENEDE; encoded by the exons ATGTGGGACAAGTATCTTATGATGGCGGGTAAAACCTCAAGAGACGCTTTAGCAAATTTTTCTGAAT gtgtGATTGAATTATACGGTGAACGGTATTTACGAAAGCCGACATGGAAAGATCTACAACGTGTATATGATGTGCATGAGGAACAACACGGTTTACCCGACATGATTAGTGCCATTGACTACATGCACTGGCTTGGTCCAATTGTCCAACGACTTGGAATG AGATCCATATTGACGACAGGAGAGCTCATTTCAAAAAAGGTTCAAAAATCGGCCATAAAAGATATCGAAAGGGTATTTGGCGTTCTACAACAACGTTGGCGTTTTGTGAGGAACCCTTGTCGACTATGGCGCAAGGATAAAGTTAGAATTGCTATGTATTGTTTCCTAATTTTACACAATATGATTCTAGAGGACGAGGGAAAAGTGATTTGCCAAGATTATGATCCGCAATTGGTAGACGCAGGACAAGTTGGCGTACCTATGGAACAAAGGTTAGACAATTCCGCATTTATGCGAAGCTCTCAAGCACACCAAGCTCTAATTGCGGATTTACAACACGCTTGGATGAGACGATGGGATGGCGAAGAAAATGAAGATGAATAA